TCCACAGGGCGCCGGATTCAGTAATCTGAAAAACTTTCTATGGATGCATGCAGCAAATGATCCCTATAGCAATGTCGTCAGAGAGACTCTGCTGAAAGTTGGTCACCAAATTGGTCTCCTGCACTGGAACAACTACACACATGGGGATCTGACAAGCTCTAACATCGTACTTGTGCGGTCACAAATTGTGGACGGTTGGGAGCCCCATTTGATTGACTTTGGGCTAGGATCTGTTTCCAGTATGGTCGAGGACAAAGGTGTCGATCTTTATGTTTTGGAAAGAGCAATCATGAGCACACACTCTGAATTTGCAGACAAGTACAACGCTTGGATTATTGAAGGATTCAGTAACGTTTATAAGTTACAGGGGAAGGCAGGCCAGAAGAAACTAGAcgagttgttgaagagatTCGCAGAGGTCAGAATGCGTGGCCGAAAGAGGACTATGATAGGGTGATCCTTGATCAGAACACTGTACAATTATATAGAAATGTGTACCACCACATAGCATATCAAGCCCATCACGCCATGCAGATAACGCTACAATAGCGGTTTTCGGTCAAGTTGATCTGGAGTTTGTCCCTATTCACGTGGGACGCGGGATTGAATCTAATATTTAACTTTTGCAAACTATAAATCGATCACCAAGCGTAAGCTGCAATCAAGAAAGCCAGGTATCAATAGGAAGCCCGCGCATGACCGACTCTCTCAGCCAATTGGCCTCCGCCTTGGAGTCTTCAAGGGCCATTACCATGGAGGCAGCGGCGGTAGTCGGCTCGAAGCTAGGCGAAACGTCATATACAAACTACTCGAACAGTCTGAACGCTGAGCAATTAAGGACGTTTTTGAACTCGCGGAACACCAGAGAGGTGAAGGATGCCATGAAGCGGATCATATCCTTGATTGTATCTGACGACGCCACGATTGATGTTGAATCATTCTTTGCagacgttttgaagaacgtcACTTCAGAAGACCCCAAAGTGAGAAGATTAGTTTACATTTACATGTTAAGGTTCGCTGAAAAGGACCCTGATCTTTCCCTTTTGTCGGTAAACTCTTTGCAAAAGACCCTGAATGACAGTGATCCTGAAATTAGAAGTTTTGCCATCAAAGCTCTTTCAGATATTAAAATTCCGTCTCTGATTCCCATTGTAATGCTGAgcttgaaaaaatacatTACAGATACATCGCCCCTGGTTAGGTCGGAAGTCGCTTACGGATTACTTAAAGTGTACATGTGGAAAGATCAGGAACATTACAGAGAGGATGTAGGGAATATGCTGAAGGAATTACTTTCGGACTCAGAACCGCGGGTCATTTCTGCGGCGATCCTAACTTTCAAGGAGTGTTTTGCTCAAAACCTTGATTGGTTGCACGGTCACTACCGCTATTTTCTGAAAGTAATCAAACAACTGGACTCTTGGGCTCAATCGTATCTAATAGAGTTGCTGATAAGATATGtgaaaaaatatattgaaCCACCCACAGTGACGGACATTTCATCAAATGAGCCAGAAACGGCAAAATTGAATAAAGGATATAACAAAGTGCCATTTCCAGTGTACAAAGTAGAAATGGATCCTGATTTACAACTGTTTTTGGATAAAATAGTACCATTGA
The sequence above is a segment of the Huiozyma naganishii CBS 8797 chromosome 11, complete genome genome. Coding sequences within it:
- the BUD32 gene encoding serine/threonine protein kinase BUD32 (similar to Saccharomyces cerevisiae BUD32 (YGR262C); ancestral locus Anc_5.43) — its product is MSEEITGQVRTYVTDNIPITLISQGAEAVVYTTPIHPYLPIDDSTKGEKYIIKYRPHKRYRHPSIDQALTKHRTVGEARLLSKLSQIEGLQVPKLIACDVYNGCLWLEFLGQDLPQGAGFSNLKNFLWMHAANDPYSNVVRETLLKVGHQIGLLHWNNYTHGDLTSSNIVLVRSQIVDGWEPHLIDFGLGSVSSMVEDKGVDLYVLERAIMSTHSEFADKYNAWIIEGFSNVYKLQGKAGQKKLDELLKRFAEVRMRGRKRTMIG